A genome region from Micromonospora peucetia includes the following:
- a CDS encoding nicotinamide mononucleotide transporter family protein has product MGPLGWLLDAQVSLAGSPVLVREIVGNGFGLASAVFGLRRVVWAWPVGMIGNALLFTVFLGGVFATPQAHDLYGQAGRQVFFFSVSVYGWWRWSRNRRRSGDGDGVAVAPRWATGRERLGLLVAAGIGIAAGYPVLAALGSWGPLPDAWILTGSLLATYGMARGWVDFWLIWIAVDAVGVPLLLRGGFYPSAAMYLVYGGFCAWGLVAWWHTSRVARPAPAPIPSTYSEAVA; this is encoded by the coding sequence ATGGGCCCGCTCGGGTGGCTGCTCGACGCGCAGGTCAGCCTCGCCGGCTCGCCGGTGCTGGTCCGGGAGATCGTCGGCAACGGCTTCGGGCTGGCGTCGGCGGTGTTCGGCCTGCGCCGGGTGGTCTGGGCCTGGCCCGTCGGCATGATCGGCAACGCGTTGCTGTTCACCGTCTTCCTGGGCGGCGTCTTCGCCACGCCACAGGCGCACGACCTCTACGGGCAGGCCGGCCGGCAGGTCTTCTTCTTCTCGGTCAGCGTCTACGGCTGGTGGCGCTGGTCGCGCAACCGCCGCCGGAGCGGCGACGGGGACGGGGTCGCGGTGGCACCCCGCTGGGCCACCGGCCGGGAGCGCCTCGGCCTGCTGGTCGCGGCCGGGATCGGCATCGCCGCCGGGTACCCGGTGCTCGCCGCGCTCGGCTCCTGGGGGCCGCTACCGGACGCCTGGATCCTCACCGGCAGCCTGCTCGCCACCTACGGCATGGCTCGTGGCTGGGTGGACTTCTGGCTGATCTGGATCGCCGTCGACGCGGTCGGCGTACCGCTGCTGCTGCGCGGCGGGTTCTATCCATCGGCCGCCATGTACCTCGTCTACGGCGGCTTCTGTGCCTGGGGCCTCGTCGCCTGGTGGCACACCTCGCGGGTCGCCCGACCGGCGCCCGCCCCGATCCCGTCGACCTACTCGGAGGCCGTGGCATGA
- the ribD gene encoding bifunctional diaminohydroxyphosphoribosylaminopyrimidine deaminase/5-amino-6-(5-phosphoribosylamino)uracil reductase RibD: protein MAGVSVDEAMRRAVELAARGLGTTSPNPVVGCVLLDAAGQVVGEGFHAYTGGPHAEIVALAQAGERARGGTAVVTLEPCDHTGRTGPCSTALVRAGVDRVVIAVPDPNPLATGGAATLRAAGVQVDTGVRAYEAEAGNIAWLTSMRRGWPYVIWKFAATLDGRSAAADGTSMWITSEAARMDVHALRGTVDAVLAGVGTVLVDDPRLTARNLRDGTLAIRQPLRVVVDSAGRTPADARVRDGAARTWIATAAEVGAGPDGRVDLPALLAELHRRGVRAALLEGGPKLAGAFLAAGLVDKIVGYVAPRLLGAGPTALLDAGVTTIAEAIDLEFIDVTQVGPDLRITALPRKREG from the coding sequence ATGGCCGGCGTCTCCGTTGACGAGGCGATGCGTCGCGCGGTGGAACTCGCCGCGCGCGGTCTCGGCACGACCAGCCCCAACCCGGTGGTCGGCTGCGTGCTGCTCGACGCCGCCGGGCAGGTGGTCGGCGAGGGGTTCCACGCCTACACCGGGGGACCGCACGCCGAGATCGTCGCGCTCGCCCAGGCGGGGGAGCGGGCTCGCGGCGGCACCGCCGTGGTCACTCTGGAACCCTGCGATCACACCGGCCGCACCGGCCCCTGTAGCACCGCGCTGGTCCGGGCCGGCGTCGACCGGGTCGTCATCGCCGTGCCCGACCCCAACCCGCTCGCCACCGGGGGCGCCGCCACGCTGCGCGCCGCCGGGGTCCAGGTGGACACGGGGGTACGCGCGTACGAGGCGGAGGCCGGCAACATCGCCTGGCTCACCTCGATGCGCCGGGGCTGGCCGTACGTGATCTGGAAGTTCGCCGCGACGCTCGACGGCCGGTCGGCGGCGGCCGACGGCACCAGCATGTGGATCACCTCCGAGGCCGCCCGGATGGACGTGCACGCGCTGCGCGGAACCGTCGACGCGGTGCTCGCCGGGGTGGGCACGGTGCTCGTCGACGACCCCCGGCTCACCGCCCGCAACCTGCGTGACGGCACGCTCGCCATCCGGCAGCCACTGCGGGTGGTGGTGGACTCGGCGGGACGTACGCCCGCCGACGCCCGGGTCCGCGACGGTGCGGCCCGCACGTGGATCGCCACCGCGGCGGAGGTCGGCGCCGGGCCCGACGGCCGGGTCGACCTGCCGGCGCTGCTCGCCGAGCTGCACCGGCGCGGGGTCCGCGCCGCGCTGCTGGAGGGCGGCCCGAAGCTGGCCGGGGCCTTCCTGGCCGCCGGCCTGGTCGACAAGATCGTCGGCTACGTCGCGCCCCGGCTGCTCGGCGCCGGCCCCACCGCCCTGCTCGACGCCGGTGTGACCACCATCGCCGAGGCCATCGACCTGGAGTTCATCGACGTTACGCAGGTCGGACCCGACCTGCGGATCACCGCGCTGCCCCGGAAGAGGGAGGGCTGA
- the ribH gene encoding 6,7-dimethyl-8-ribityllumazine synthase — protein sequence MAGFGEPGVTAVDAAGMTVGVVAARWHGELTDHMLDRAVAAAQACGARAVTARVAGSVELPVVAQALARHCDVVVALGVVVRGATAHFDYVCRSVTDGLTRVALDEGKPVAHGVLTVDTIAQARDRAGLPGSAEDKGWSATVAALDAALAIRGLASNGHRVGFGG from the coding sequence ATGGCGGGTTTCGGTGAACCGGGCGTGACGGCGGTGGACGCCGCCGGGATGACCGTCGGTGTGGTCGCCGCGCGGTGGCACGGCGAGCTGACCGACCACATGCTCGACCGGGCGGTCGCCGCAGCACAGGCGTGCGGGGCCCGGGCGGTCACCGCCCGGGTGGCCGGCTCGGTCGAGCTGCCCGTGGTGGCCCAGGCCCTCGCGCGGCACTGCGACGTGGTGGTAGCGCTCGGCGTGGTGGTCCGGGGCGCCACCGCCCACTTCGACTACGTCTGCCGCTCCGTCACCGACGGGTTGACCCGGGTGGCGCTGGACGAGGGCAAGCCCGTCGCGCACGGCGTCCTCACCGTCGACACCATCGCGCAGGCCCGGGATCGGGCCGGGCTGCCCGGCTCGGCGGAGGACAAGGGCTGGTCGGCCACCGTCGCGGCCCTCGACGCCGCCCTGGCCATCCGCGGCCTCGCCAGCAACGGCCACCGGGTCGGCTTCGGCGGCTGA
- a CDS encoding riboflavin synthase produces MFTGIVEELGEVVRITQTAGDSALVAVRGPLVTSDARHGDSIAVNGVCLTVVDVSDGTFTADVMGETLRRSALGALRAGDQVNLERAAALNSRLGGHLVQGHVDGVGEVIAREPAAQWETVRFRLPAALARYVVEKGSITVDGVSLTVAGVGPDWFAVGLIPTTLKLTTLGARRVGDPVNLEVDVLAKYVERLLGARLADPAAPDADLRGGLSAVDPRGGLPGAVAPGEVA; encoded by the coding sequence ATGTTCACCGGAATCGTCGAGGAGTTGGGTGAGGTCGTCCGGATCACGCAGACGGCGGGAGACTCGGCGCTGGTCGCGGTCCGCGGTCCGCTGGTCACCTCGGACGCCCGGCACGGTGACTCGATCGCGGTCAACGGCGTCTGCCTGACCGTGGTCGACGTCTCCGACGGGACGTTCACCGCGGACGTGATGGGGGAGACGCTGCGCCGCTCCGCGCTGGGCGCGCTGCGGGCCGGCGACCAGGTCAACCTGGAGCGGGCCGCCGCGCTGAACAGCCGCCTCGGCGGGCACCTCGTGCAGGGGCACGTCGACGGCGTCGGCGAGGTCATCGCCCGCGAGCCGGCCGCGCAGTGGGAGACCGTCCGGTTCCGGCTGCCCGCCGCCCTGGCCCGGTACGTGGTGGAGAAGGGCTCGATCACCGTCGACGGCGTCTCGCTGACCGTCGCCGGGGTCGGCCCGGACTGGTTCGCGGTCGGGCTGATTCCCACCACGCTGAAGCTGACCACCCTCGGTGCCCGCCGGGTCGGCGACCCGGTCAACCTCGAGGTGGACGTGCTCGCCAAGTACGTCGAGCGGCTGCTGGGCGCCCGGCTGGCCGATCCCGCCGCCCCGGACGCCGACCTGCGCGGCGGGCTGTCGGCCGTCGACCCGCGCGGCGGTCTGCCGGGCGCCGTCGCGCCGGGCGAGGTGGCCTGA
- a CDS encoding bifunctional 3,4-dihydroxy-2-butanone-4-phosphate synthase/GTP cyclohydrolase II, protein MTAFGSIEQAVADIAAGRPVVVVDDADRENEGDLIFAAELATPELLAFMVRHTSGYICAPLTEGECDRLDLPPQHHTNQDRRGTAYTVTVDAREGVSTGISAADRAHTIRLLADPGTGPADLARPGHVVPLRAREGGVLRRPGHTEAAVDLTRLAGLRPAGVLCELVNDDGTMMRVPDLEKFCVEHSLILVTIADLVAYRRRTEKQVERVADARMPTRHGVFRALGYRSEHDSAEHVALVTGEIGDGRDVLVRVHSECLTGDVFGSVRCDCGPQLDAALDRVAQEGRGVVLYVRGHEGRGIGLLHKLQAYQLQDQGRDTVDANLDLGLPADARDYGTGAQILYDIGVRSMRLLTNNPAKRAGLEGYGLTVTGREGLPVRPHPENVRYLRTKRDRMGHLLELDEVTEAPMGHPVPGDEIGA, encoded by the coding sequence ATGACCGCCTTTGGCAGCATCGAGCAGGCGGTGGCGGACATCGCCGCCGGCCGGCCCGTCGTCGTGGTCGACGACGCCGACCGGGAGAACGAGGGCGACCTGATCTTCGCCGCCGAACTGGCGACGCCGGAGCTGCTCGCGTTCATGGTGCGCCATACGTCCGGCTACATCTGCGCGCCGCTGACCGAGGGCGAGTGTGACCGGCTGGACCTGCCGCCGCAGCACCACACCAACCAGGATCGGCGCGGCACCGCCTACACGGTGACCGTGGACGCCCGGGAGGGGGTGAGCACCGGCATCTCCGCCGCCGACCGGGCGCACACCATCCGGCTGCTCGCCGACCCTGGCACCGGCCCGGCCGACCTGGCCCGTCCCGGGCACGTGGTGCCCTTGCGGGCCCGCGAGGGCGGCGTGCTGCGCCGGCCCGGGCACACCGAGGCCGCCGTCGACCTGACCCGGCTGGCCGGGCTGCGCCCCGCCGGCGTGCTCTGCGAGCTGGTCAACGACGACGGCACCATGATGCGGGTGCCCGACCTGGAGAAGTTCTGCGTCGAGCACTCGCTGATCCTGGTCACCATCGCCGACCTGGTCGCGTACCGGCGGCGGACCGAGAAGCAGGTGGAGCGGGTCGCCGACGCCCGGATGCCCACCCGGCACGGCGTGTTCCGGGCCCTGGGCTACCGCAGCGAGCACGACTCGGCCGAGCACGTCGCCCTGGTCACGGGCGAGATCGGCGACGGGCGGGACGTGCTGGTGCGGGTGCACTCCGAGTGCCTCACCGGGGACGTGTTCGGCTCGGTGCGCTGCGACTGCGGCCCACAGCTCGACGCCGCGCTGGACCGGGTCGCCCAGGAGGGGCGGGGCGTCGTGCTCTACGTACGCGGCCACGAGGGGCGCGGCATCGGGCTGCTGCACAAGCTCCAGGCGTACCAGCTCCAGGACCAGGGCCGGGACACGGTGGACGCCAACCTCGACCTTGGCCTGCCGGCCGACGCCCGGGACTACGGCACCGGCGCGCAGATCCTCTACGACATCGGGGTGCGCTCGATGCGGCTGCTCACCAACAACCCGGCCAAGCGCGCCGGCCTGGAGGGCTACGGGCTGACCGTCACCGGCCGCGAGGGGCTGCCGGTGCGACCACATCCGGAGAACGTGCGCTACCTGCGCACCAAGCGGGACCGGATGGGGCACCTGCTGGAGTTGGACGAGGTGACCGAGGCCCCGATGGGCCACCCGGTCCCCGGTGACGAGATCGGAGCTTAG